Proteins from a single region of Nerophis ophidion isolate RoL-2023_Sa linkage group LG10, RoL_Noph_v1.0, whole genome shotgun sequence:
- the lemd3 gene encoding inner nuclear membrane protein Man1 produces the protein MASTQLTDEDLCSELKRFGFTPGPVTESTRPVYLKKLKKLREERQQQQRGVRAAKARSGGGAINSNTAGFGPASRDVTHLSSNRRPGRKSTVLGFSSDESDTETPLKRSDGGAKQQAKYPAGTPCVKSRHGAGSTLNNFPDGVSASWGLGVRPCPEADGRVSGDSEDEFDVGEEKSCRSLNGSRASNFNASKLAGNYSDSEEEGGWGLGGDRQRGSLDPRQGHAKAGFSPHVAPRGSNTTGGVHMVGKRHGENEGDGIKRNDSRRKTIYVSLAENHMETAGKNHHADKEGINSSRFSTGLRPRFSTYSSLAPTYRANHSNHNSPNHSYSSPLLKEKPPAPPEDDIFQQFKREEVATASSFSAHYLSMVLLTAACLFFLLLGLMYLRMRGNGSTEVDVVVKNHPFGSEFDDTYDKPVRDLILKLLLNLHDHLAHIAGRHDCGEQQYPNRSLSIAEASAYLMTQNEEFEDLIYSSLEWIIRTNQDVGIRLFGQAADEPITDVSEIARLESTHPQMPFTCRFRRAFLTVISRVFLFVAVIGSVWGLVCYVKYHWRKEEEETRQMYHMVERIIDVLRSHSEACQENQDFQPYLPIPHVRDSLIQPQERKKMKRIWERSVRFLSANESRIRTETQIIGGADYLVWRWIHPSQNCDKTSSIPSKVWQGKAFPLDRRNSPPNSLTPCLKIRNMFDPVMEVGDNWDLAIHEAILEKCSDNKGIVHIAVDKNSREGCVYVKCLSAEHSGKAFKALHGSWFDGKLVTVKYLRLDRYHQRFPQAQACSTPLKAFSLHTNATSTTNTTPGLQPRGSADSSGFS, from the exons ATGGCGTCAACGCAGCTAACCGACGAGGATCTTTGCTCCGAATTAAAGCGTTTCGGTTTCACCCCAGGGCCAGTGACCGAAAGCACTCGACCGGTGTACTTGAAGAAACTGAAGAAGCTTCGGGAGgaacggcagcagcagcagcgaggGGTTCGGGCCGCCAAAGCGCGCAGCGGCGGTGGAGCCATCAACAGCAACACGGCGGGATTTGGGCCAGCcagtcgtgacgtcacgcaccTGAGCTCGAACAGGCGACCCGGCCGGAAGTCTACCGTTCTCGGCTTCAGCTCGGACGAGTCTGACACTGAAACTCCACTGAAAAGAAGCGACGGGGGGGCGAAACAACAAGCGAAATATCCCGCCGGAACCCCGTGTGTTAAAAGTCGACATGGTGCCGGGAGTACGCTGAACAATTTTCCAGACGGGGTCTCGGCGAGTTGGGGACTTGGTGTTAGACCTTGCCCCGAAGCGGATGGTCGGGTTAGTGGCGACTCCGAGGACGAATTTGACGTTGGGGAGGAGAAGTCCTGCCGCTCTTTAAATGGCAGCAGGGCGTCAAACTTTAACGCTAGCAAGCTAGCCGGGAATTATTCCGACTCGGAAGAGGAGGGGGGTTGGGGCCTTGGGGGAGACCGACAGCGGGGTAGTCTGGATCCCAGACAGGGCCACGCGAAGGCGGGCTTCTCACCCCACGTCGCCCCCCGCGGGTCTAACACAACCGGGGGTGTACACATGGTGGGGAAACGTCACGGGGAGAATGAAGGAGACGGCATAAAGAGAAATGACTCAAGGAGGAAAACTATCTACGTGTCCCTCGCCGAGAACCACATGGAGACTGCAGGCAAAAACCACCACGCCGACAAGGAGGGTATTAACTCGAGTCGGTTCAGCACTGGGTTGAGACCCCGCTTTTCCACCTACAGCAGTCTGGCTCCGACCTACAGGGCCAACCACTCCAACCACAACTCCCCCAACCACTCATACAGCTCCCCGCTGCTCAAGGAGAAGCCGCCCGCTCCACCGGAGGATGACATTTTCCAGCAGTTCAAAAGGGAAGAGGTGGCGACCGCAAGCAGCTTCAGCGCCCACTACCTCTCCATGGTCCTGTTGACAGCCGCCTGCCTCTTTTTTCTACTCCTGGGCCTCATGTATCTCCGGATGAGAGGCAACGGGTCAACAGAAGTAGACGTAGTTG TTAAAAATCACCCCTTTGGCAGTGAGTTTGATGATACATAT GACAAGCCTGTGAGAGACCTCATCTTGAAGTTGTTGCTCAATCTCCACGACCATTTGGCACACATAGCTG GCAGACATGACTGTGGAGAACAGCAGTATCCAAACAGAAGTCTGTCCATAGCTGAGGCCTCTGCATATTTAATG ACTCAGAATGAGGAGTTTGAAGACTTAATCTACTCGTCACTTGAATGGATCATCCGGACAAACCAAGATGTTGGGATAAG GCTGTTCGGGCAGGCAGCCGATGAGCCCATTACTGATGTGTCAGAAATCGCTCGTCTGGAGTCGACGCATCCACAGATGCCATTCACATGTCGCTTCCGCCGAGCTTTCCTCACAGTCATCAGCAGAGTCTTCCTCTTTGTGGCTG TAATTGGCAGTGTGTGGGGTCTGGTCTGCTACGTCAAGTATCACTGGaggaaagaggaagaggaaacTAGGCAAATGTACCACATGGTGGAGAGGATAATTG ATGTGCTGAGGAGCCATAGTGAGGCATGCCAAGAGAACCAAGACTTTCAGCCCTACTTGCCCATACCCCACGTCAGAGACTCACTCATCCAACCTCAGGAACG GAAGAAAATGAAGAGGATTTGGGAGCGTTCTGTGAGGTTTCTGTCTGCAAACGAGTCTAGAATCCGAACAGAGACCCAGATCATTGGGGGGGCTGACTATCTTGTCTGGAGGTGGATCCACCCATCTCAAAATTGCGACAAGACCAGCTCGATTCCCTCCAAAGTCTGGCAGGGAAAAG CCTTCCCTCTAGACCGCAGGAATTCCCCTCCAAACAGCCTGACCCCGTGTCTAAAGATCAGGAACATGTTTGACCCGGTCAT GGAGGTCGGTGACAACTGGGATCTAGCTATCCACGAGGCCATTCTGGAGAAGTGCAGCGATAACAAGGGCATCGTCCACATCGCGGTCGACAAGAACTCGCGAGAG GGCTGCGTCTACGTGAAGTGCCTCTCTGCAGAACACTCAGGGAAAGCCTTCAAGGCACTTCATGGCTCTTGGTTTGATG GTAAGCTGGTGACAGTGAAATACCTGCGGCTGGACCGGTACCACCAGCGCTTCCCCCAAGCTCAGGCCTGCAGCACACCACTGAAGGCCTTCAGCCTACACACCAACGCCACAAGCACCACGAACACTACGCCCGGCCTCCAGCCCCGCGGCTCGGCCGACTCCTCAGGCTTTTCATGA